A single Metarhizium brunneum chromosome 5, complete sequence DNA region contains:
- the GPI13 gene encoding GPI ethanolamine phosphate transferase 3 codes for MPQRSPKSKARATPQPSAPSPPSSQPLQADYKAIAEQWARAKRIQAANDAEAEALGQPSQREAAQSLERQRERLNEARQRSYEKRWWWTVAFWTWLLAIHAVGIWLFTSGFLLTRLVLEDKSNCTIPPIESKLAPLDIGKGCWHPKTFDHAVVVIIDALRYDFTVPEDPAKQQEFHNAFPFLYETALKSPRNAFLRPFIADPPTTTLQRLKGLTTGTLPTFIDAGSNFAGSAIDEDNILMQLKTAGKKIAHLGDDTWWDLFPGYFEPNISKAYPSFNVPDLHTVDNGVISNIFPLMEPGKKDQWDLLIGHCLGVDHAGHRFGPNHKQMNDKLKQMDRFIRDLAATIDDNTLLVVMGDHGMDAKGDHGGESDDEVEAALWMYSKTPIFGRTLPQHAIPPATAKIRPVNQIDLVPTLSLLLGIPIPYNNLGRPIEEAFAGPKGNDWANLAAVSRMASAGIERYQKSYFEARGMSHSTDASSPAGLWTEAISVRSDSHQDAYKAFIRFQEETLSVCKDLWARFDVPRMIFGVIVAAIGVVLLVLYSSRTEEDEFVVMNDVELDYAEKKLEVLDFKGEAELHVDQFYHKNMLRGLWDTRFLFIIGTLIAAGLYRQQPMDRLATLVVVLMMTAVGSSLHESGKTIMNLLPRTFWGWLSVVFALSHSIGFASNSYTIWEDQILLFFVATFGLASAISAFRLESKVDRTMAIYHSVVFILLGRLASYSKLCREEQMPFCVSTYYATGTSTVSPWQLIVPFTVFIALPSIIKSFLTPTRSYEGLAPTWIGYVFRVGLFMSAIYWTIDATNNGRWLAGKLSEGTLKNIGVYLAQTILALALVAGTTAFIWAPPSVSIVSTASRTGQARVAILGYSNASGSRYLLLPINILAACLLLTKPMGSGALALMMWQILSLAEIVDLNSLRNETIGPVMLAILGNFYYFKTGHQAVLSSIQWDSAFIPLFTIRYPWTPIVVTLNTFGGQILAAVCVPLLALWKVGPKQKGVLETVTRSLGVFIAYYAVEALTTMSWAGWLRRHLMLYRVFCPRYMMAAVLLVVLDLIVLLVTLTGLRSNTLSIGEVFGWAD; via the coding sequence ATGCCGCAACGGagtcccaagtccaaggcGAGGGCCACGCCACAGCCGTCTGcaccatcgccgccatcgtcGCAACCCCTCCAAGCCGACTACAAAGCAATTGCGGAACAATGGGCCAGAGCGAAGCGCATACAAGCAGCCAACGATGCAGAGGCCGAGGCGCTTGGCCAGCCGAGCCAGCGAGAAGCTGCGCAATCCCTAGAACGACAGCGCGAGAGGCTGAATGAGGCGCGGCAAAGGTCGTACGAAAaacggtggtggtggaccGTCGCCTTCTGGACGTGGTTGCTGGCGATCCATGCTGTCGGCATTTGGTTGTTCACAAGCGGCTTTCTGTTGACTCGACTGGTGCTGGAGGACAAGTCCAATTGCACGATCCCGCCCATTGAAAGCAAATTAGCGCCCCTGGATATTGGCAAGGGCTGTTGGCATCCCAAGACTTTCGATCACGCCGTAGTGGTTATCATCGATGCCCTTCGGTACGATTTCACGGTCCCAGAGGATCCTGCCAAGCAGCAGGAATTTCATAACGCGTTCCCATTTCTATACGAAACGGCCCTCAAGTCACCTCGTAATGCATTCCTGCGACCCTTCATTGCCGATCCCCCGACCACGACGCTGCAGCGATTGAAGGGACTGACGACCGGCACCCTACCTACATTCATTGACGCAGGTAGCAATTTTGCAGGGTCAGCGATCGATGAGGACAATATTCTTATGCAACTTAAGACTGCTGGTAAGAAAATTGCGCATCTGGGAGATGATACTTGGTGGGATCTGTTCCCAGGGTACTTTGAGCCAAATATCAGCAAGGCCTACCCTAGCTTCAACGTCCCGGATCTGCATACTGTCGACAATGGAGTGATTAGCAACATCTTCCCGTTGATGGAGCCCGGCAAAAAGGATCAGTGGGACTTGCTCATCGGACATTGCTTGGGTGTTGACCACGCTGGTCACCGGTTTGGTCCAAACCACAAGCAAATGAATGACAAGTTGAAGCAGATGGATAGATTTATTCGCGACCTTGCCGCTACCATCGACGACAATACACTGTTGGTGGTCATGGGCGATCATGGAATGGATGCCAAAGGTGACCATGGTGGTGAAAGCGACGATGAAGTGGAGGCTGCACTGTGGATGTACTCAAAGACACCAATTTTTGGACGAACATTGCCGCAACATGCAATACCTCCTGCCACGGCCAAAATTAGGCCCGTCAATCAAATCGATTTGGTGCCGACGCTTTCGCTTCTGTTGGGCATCCCCATACCGTACAATAATCTAGGTCGCCCCATCGAAGAAGCTTTCGCTGGTCCCAAGGGCAATGACTGGGCAAATCTCGCAGCCGTGTCTCGCATGGCATCTGCTGGGATAGAGAGATACCAAAAGTCGTATTTCGAGGCTCGTGGAATGTCGCACAGCACAGATGCCAGTTCTCCCGCTGGCCTGTGGACAGAAGCCATCTCGGTGCGGAGCGACTCCCACCAAGATGCTTACAAAGCCTTCATCAGGTTCCAGGAGGAGACTCTCAGCGTATGCAAAGATCTCTGGGCGCGGTTTGATGTTCCTCGCATGATTTTCGGTGTCATTGTCGCGGCGATCGGCGTTGTGCTGCTTGTACTCTACTCCTCGAGAACTGAGGAAGACGAATTCGTCGTCATGAATGACGTCGAACTAGACTATGCGGAGAAGAAATTGGAGGTACTGGACTTCAAGGGCGAAGCCGAACTTCACGTTGATCAATTCTATCATAAGAATATGCTTCGTGGCCTATGGGACACCCGCTTTCTCTTTATTATCGGCACCTTGATTGCCGCCGGTCTTTATAGACAGCAACCGATGGACCGACTAGCCACTCTCGTTGTGGTTCTCATGATGACCGCAGTTGGCTCCTCGCTCCATGAGAGCGGGAAGACAATCATGAACCTCCTCCCCAGGACATTTTGGGGTTGGCTCTCTGTGGTATTTGCTCTCAGTCATTCCATTGGTTTCGCATCCAACTCGTATACCATCTGGGAGGACCAgattcttctcttctttgtcGCGACTTTTGGTCTCGCATCGGCGATTTCTGCGTTCCGCCTCGAGTCCAAGGTAGACCGCACAATGGCTATCTACCATTCGGTTGTATTTatcctcctcggccgccttGCGTCCTATTCCAAGCTCTGCCGCGAGGAGCAAATGCCCTTCTGCGTGTCGACATACTACGCCACAGGCACTTCGACAGTATCACCCTGGCAGCTGATCGTTCCTTTCACTGTTTTCATTGCTCTCCCTTCAATCATTAAATCTTTCCTTACACCTACTAGATCATACGAAGGCCTGGCTCCCACTTGGATCGGATACGTGTTCCGTGTCGGGCTGTTCATGTCCGCCATTTACTGGACCATTGACGCCACGAACAACGGTCGGTGGCTCGCTGGCAAGCTATCCGAAGGAACACTCAAAAACATTGGTGTTTACTTGGCCCAGACCATTCTTGCACTCGCCTTGGTTGCGGGCACAACAGCGTTCATTTGGGCGCCGCCCAGCGTTTCCATCGTCTCGACGGCTTCGAGAACAGGCCAAGCACGAGTCGCCATCCTCGGGTACAGCAACGCTTCGGGCTCCCGCTATCTTCTCCTGCCCATCAACATACTTGCCGCTTGTCTCCTTCTAACCAAACCCATGGGCTCCGGGGCCCTCGCCCTGATGATGTGGCAGATCCTATCGCTCGCTGAAATCGTCGACCTCAATAGCCTTAGAAACGAAACCATTGGCCCTGTTATGCTCGCCATCCTCGGAAATTTCTACTACTTCAAAACCGGCCACCAGGCCGTCCTGTCCAGCATCCAGTGGGACAGTGCCTTCATTCCCCTCTTCACCATCCGGTACCCATGGACTCCCATCGTCGTCACCCTCAATACATTCGGTGGCCAGATCCTCGCCGCCGTGTGTGTTCCCCTCCTTGCGCTGTGGAAGGTCGGCCCGAAGCAGAAGGGCGTATTGGAGACAGTCACCCGCAGCCTTGGTGTATTTATTGCCTACTATGCCGTGGAGGCGTTGACGACAATGAGTTGGGCGGGCTGGTTGCGGAGACACCTAATGCTGTATCGGGTATTTTGCCCGCGGtacatgatggcggcagtCTTGCTAGTAGTGCTCGATTTGATCGTCCTGTTGGTGACGCTGACTGGGCTGAGGAGCAATACACTCTCTATCGGTGAAGTATTCGGCTGGGCAGACTAG
- the meh gene encoding Mesaconyl-C(4)-CoA hydratase, with protein sequence MRRVLPQRRPFSPSHPSPTSSSRITNDLQSRPPKLIPDYLSPMPSHLLTTTLSDLLHAPTPSSPTIQSPPEVLPQGHHLVYFPIQTAPSKLAPDGADLDHSPGPEFPRRMWAGGEVSFRKGWRESLLMDGRPWRCKEEIGDVRVKGDKGQEKVFVDVWRRYGAKQEWDIEERRTLVFMRNTEGQLASAPRRATTFPHAASWSAKLVPTPTHLFHFSALTFNAHSIHIDPLYARSTDGHRDLLVHGPLTLALMLSVLGGGVQRISYRNHAPLYVNEEMTVCVRKPDNGGGWDVWVEGPEGGLAVRGKAVMDT encoded by the exons ATGCGCCGTGTGCTCCCCCAACGGCGGCCCTTTTCACCCTCCCACCCCTCGCCAACCTCATCCTCCCGCATCACCAACGACCTGCAAAGCCGTCCGCCCAAACTCATCCCCGACTACCTCAGTCCCATGCCCTCGCACCTCCTCACCACAACTCTATCCGACCTTCTGCACGCCCCAACCCCCTCGTCACCCACGATACAATCGCCCCCAGAGGTCCTCCCCCAAGGCCACCACCTAGTCTACTTCCCTATCCAAACCGCGCCCTCAAAACTGGCCCCCGACGGCGCAGACCTCGACCACTCCCCCGGGCCCGAGTTCCCGCGCCGAATgtgggccggcggcgaggtgaGTTTCCGCAAAGGATGGAGGGAGAGCCTCCTCATGGACGGGCGGCCCTGGCGCTGCAAAGAGGAGATAGGCGACGTGAGGGTCAAGGGAGACAAGGGGCAGGAGAAGGTATTTGTAGATGTGTGGAGGAGGTACGGCGCCAAGCAGGAGTGGGACATTGAAGAGCGGCGGACGCTGGTGTTTATGAGGAATACCGAGGGGCAGCTGGCTTCCGCTCCTCGGCGAGCCACGACAT TTCCCCATGCGGCAAGTTGGTCGGCGAAGCTTGTTCCAACGCCAACGCACTTGTTCCACTTCTCGGCGCTGACGTTCAACGCGCACTCGATTCACATTGATCCTTTGTATGCGCGGTCTACGGACGGCCATAGGGATTTACTTGTGCATGGGCCGCTGACGCTGGCGCTCATGTTGAGCGTGCTGGGGGGCGGCGTGCAGCGGATATCGTATAGGAATCACGCGCCGCTCTATGTTAACGAGGAGATGACGGTTTGCGTGCGGAAGCCGGATAATGGGGGCGGCTGGGATGTCTGGGTTGAAGGGCCAGAGGGGGGGTTAGCTGTTCGGGGGAAGGCGGTGATGGACACGTAG
- the MT2 gene encoding Sphingolipid C9-methyltransferase 2 — protein sequence MSKATSLNGSESEFEFIETPKATPPSFEKEENCGVRTTKVNFSVKLVQLNPTMPPNAAPDPRRDQWATVHYPSIKNAPLPADGPGSDSFSNTVLISLLLGVPYYLKWKFGGGLKTFVFFALLVDLPLLAAWWLVISTISPRRNEKAKLPGRPVEFYLDFKKEADRAKYRGLNKIPMETFHEMYFDGDVDFKGDCLEIMEYRHDWASFRFTIGLIKFFLLGMIPELIMHTRSQDEEQVRDHYDRGDDFYGWFLGPRMIYTSGIISDIEKEETLEELQDNKLAIVCEKIGLQSGERMLDIGCGWGTLARFASENYGAQVTGVTLGRNQTAWGNSAMRKVGITEAQSKILCMDYRDIPVPEGGYNKITCLEMAEHVGVRHFSSFLNQVYDMLDDDGVFFLQIAGLRKPWQYEDLIWGLFMNKYVFPGADASTPLGWVVDKLEGAGFEIKGVDTIGVHYSATLWRWYRNWMANREKVEAKYGKRWFRIWEYFLAYSTIASRQGTATCFQITLVKNINSTHRVEGINSQFALSGGLKNFKGDLKAWAAKNNVASSTDFHS from the exons ATGTCGAAAGCAACAAGTCTCAACGGCAGTGAGAGCGAGTTCGAGTTCATCGAGACGCCCAAGGCCACTCCTCCCTCATtcgagaaggaagagaattgCGGTGTCCGCACTACCAAGGTAAACTTTAGCGTCAAATTGGTGCAGCTCAACCCCACGATGCCTCCAAATGCCGCTCCAGATCCTCGGCGTGATCAATGGGCTACTGTTCAT TACCCTTCCATCAAGAATGCACCTCTTCCCGCCGATGGCCCAGGCTCCGACTCGTTCAGCAACACTGTTCTCATTTCCCTTCTACTCGGAGTACCATACTATTTGAAATGGAAGTTTGGCGGTGGGCTCAAGACTTTCGTATTTTTCGCTCTGCTCGTCGATCTTCCTCTTCTGGCCGCGTGGTGGCTCGTCATTTCTACGATTAGCCCTCGCCGCAATGAGAAGGCGAAGCTTCCCGGCCGTCCGGTTGAATTCTACCTCGACTTTAAAAAGGAAGCTGATCGTGCCAAGTACCGTGGTTTGAACAAGATCCCAATGGAGACTTTCCATGAAATGTACTTTGATGGAGATGTTGATTTCAAGGGCGACTGCCTCGAGATCATGGAATACCGTCATGACTGGGCCAGCTTCCGATTTACCATTGGCCTGATCAAGTTTTTCCTGCTTGGCATGATTCCTGAGCTGATCATGCACACTCGTTCTCAAG ATGAGGAGCAGGTTCGCGACCACTACGACCGTGGTGATGACTTCTACGGCTGGTTCCTCGGCCCTCGCATGATCTACACTTCTGGTATCATTTCAGACattgagaaggaagagaCCCTAGAAGAGCTTCAAGACAATAAGCTCGCCATTGTGTGCGAGAAAATTGGCCTCCAGTCTGGTGAGAGGATGTTGGATATTGGTTGTGGTTGGGGTACCCTCGCGCGATTTGCCAGCGAAAACTATGGTGCCCAAGTTACTGGTGTAACTCTTGGCCGCAACCAGACTGCCTGGGGCAACAGTGCCATGCGCAAGGTTGGCATTACAGAGGCTCAGAGCAAGATTCTGTGCATGGATTATCGGGATATCCCCGTACCTGAAGGAGGCTACAACAAGATTACTTGTCTTGAGATGGCTGAACATGTTGGTGTTCGCCACTTTTCCAGCTTTTTGAACCAGGTTTACGACAtgctcgacgacgatggTGTATTCTTCCTTCAAATTGCCGGTCTCCGGAAGCCCTGGCAGTATGAGGATCTCATCTGGGGCCTGTTTATGAACAAGTACGTCTTTCCTGGTGCCGATGCGTCGACTCCTCTGGGCTGGGTTGTTGATAAGCTTGAGGGCGCTGGCTTCGAGATCAAGGGTGTTGATACCATCGGCGTTCACTACTCTGCCACTCTCTGGAGATGGTACCGCAACTGGATGGCCAACCGCGAGAAGGTGGAGGCCAAGTACGGCAAGCGATGGTTCCGT ATTTGGGAGTACTTCCTTGCCTACTCTACCATCGCTTCACGACAGGGTACTGCCACCTGCTTCCAGATTACTCTTGTCAAGAATATCAACTCTACTCACCGAGTTGAGGGAATCAACTCGCAATTCGCCTTGTCTGGCGGCCTCAAAAACTTCAAGGGCGACCTCAAGGCCTGGGCTGCCAAGAATAATGTGGCCTCATCCACCGACTTCCACTCCTAA
- the apdG_2 gene encoding Acyl-CoA dehydrogenase apdG: MPVDPKLHIDESIPWSEPAWLRGVHSPYYTSTHRELQRAVRQYVDTHLLPSALDWEEKGDVPPEEAERFCKSGIPFVDIPEPYRPADIPNIGGIPRAELDAFHFLIMSDEMSRVEGGVGIALAGASSIGAPPIVNCGTEEQKRKWLPGLFTRKTNFSLGITEPSGGSDVARIKTTAEKTPDGKFYIVNGVKKWITGTPWATHMTTAVRTGRPGMKGVSLLVIPMDSPGIMHQKIQNSGQNAGGASFVYLENVRVPVENLLGEENEGFMIIMKNFNKERFLLTVGCNRKARSCLAMSFQYAMKRETFGKPLIENQVIRRKLSEMAHRIEAHWAWLEQLAYHIKCSDLGWEDPQIASRVALLKVQGGQLIELAAREAAQIFGGAGYMKGGPGAAVEQINRDLRMLVVGGGSEEIIADLAVRLELAMMGGLGGAKL, from the exons ATGCCCGTTGATCCCAAGCTTCACATTGACGAATCCATTCCCTGGAGCGAGCCGGCGTGGCTGCGCGGCGTCCACTCCCCCTACTACACATCCACACACCGCGAGTTACAGCGCGCCGTCAGGCAGTACGTCGACACGCACCTCCTCCCCTCGGCCCTCGACTGGGAAGAGAAGGGCGATGTGCCGCCGGAAGAAGCAGAGCGCTTCTGCAAGTCCGGCATCCCCTTTGTAGACATCCCCGAGCCCTACCGACCCGCAGACATCCCCAACATTGGCGGCATTCCGCGCGCCGAACTCGACGCGTTCCACTTTCTCATCATGAGCGACGAAATGTCCCGTGTGGAGGGGGGCGTGGGCATCGCGCTGGCCGGCGCCTCGTCCATCGGTGCGCCGCCCATCGTCAACTGCGGCACGGAGGAGCAGAAGCGGAAATGGCTCCCCGGCCTCTTCACCCGCAAGACCAACTTCTCCCTGGGCATCACCGAGCCGTCGGGCGGCTCGGACGTGGCCCGCATCAAGACGACTGCCGAGAAGACGCCCGACGGCAAGTTCTACATCGTCAACGGCGTCAAGAAGTGGATCACCGGCACGCCCTGGGCCACGCACATGACCACGGCCGTGCGGACGGGCAGGCCCGGCATGAAGGGCGTCTCCCTGCTGGTCATCCCCATGGACTCGCCGGGCATCATGCACCAAAAGATCCAAAACTCGGGCCAGAATGCGGGCGGCGCCTCCTTTGTCTACCTGGAGAACGTCAGGGTGCCCGTCGAGAAcctcctcggcgaggagAACGAGGGGTTCATGATCATCATGAAGAACTTCAACAAGGAGCGCTTTCTGCTGACGGTGGGGTGCAACCGCAAGGCGCGGTCGTGCCTGGCCATGTCCTTCCAGTATGCCATGAAGCGCGAAACCTTTGGCAAGCCCCTGATCGAGAACCAAGTCATCCGCAGGAAGCTCTCGGAGATGGCGCATAGAATCGAGGCCCATTGGGCGTGGCTGGAGCAGCTGGCGTACCATATCAAGTGCTCGGATCTCGGCTGGGAGGACCCCCAGATTGCGAGCAGAGTTGCGCTGTTGAAGGTGCAGGGCGGCCAGTTGATTGAGCTGGCCGCCAGGGAGGCAGCGCAGATCTTTGGTGGCGCGGGCTACATGAAGGGCGGACCGGGCGCGGCTGTCGAGCAGATTAACCGGGATTTGCGGATGTTG GTTGTTGGTGGCGGAAGCGAGGAGATTATCGCCGACTTGGCAGTGAGGCTGgagctggccatgatgggagGGTTGGGAGGAGCGAAATTATAA